CATTATCGAGTCTCCTCAATGAGAATCGTGCTCCTGGGGCCGCCTGGTTCAGGCAAGGGCACTCAAGCCAAGAAGCTCGTCGAGCACTTGGGCATCCCTCAGGTCTCCACTGGCGACCTCCTGCGTAGCGCAGTCGAGGCGGGCACTTCCTTCGGACTCAGAGCCAAGGCCGCGATGGACGCGGGGCAGTTGGTGTCCGACAGCATCGTGCTCGGCATCATTGGCGAGCGTCTCGCCCAGGACGACGCGCAGCACGGTTTCATTCTCGACGGCTTTCCCCGCAACGTCGCTCAGGCACGCGCTTTGGACGAGATGCTGACGTCGATGTCGCTCGAACTCGACGCTGCCGTCCTGTTCGAAGTGGACTTCGACCTCCTCATGCAACGCCTCACCGGTCGCCTCACCTGTGCGAACTGCGGTGCGGTGTTCAACATCTATTCTTCACCGCCGACGCTCGAAGGCATCTGCGACAAGTGCGGCAGTACGCGCTTGTCCCGCCGCGGCGACGATACGGAAGAGACGGTCAGCAACCGATTGCGCGTCTACGAGTCACACACCAAGCCGCTGGTGGTGCACTACGAGCGCGTGGGCAAGCTGAGTCGCCTCGATGCCGTGGGCGAGGTGGATTCCATCTTCGACGACCTCACCGATCTGCTCGACGCGCTGCGCGAGCGCACGGGCGCCTTGTCCGTCGAGCAGTCGCCACCCTCAGCCCCCCGCGACAGCGACGGCTTGCCGCAAGGCCCCGCCGTGGAGGCGCTGGCGGAGGCGACGACCATCACACCAGCACCTCGGCCGCCGGCTGAGGTCACCCCTATCGACGTGGCCGGACGTCGCGCCACCGCGAGCAAGAAGAAGGCTCGCGCGAAGCGAAGGGGATCGAGTTCCGCGACACGCAAGCGTGCCGCGAAGCAAGCGACCGGGACTGGCACCAACACCACCCGGAGTAAGACCACCACAGCGTCGAGTGGCAGCGAGAAGAGCAGCGGGAAATCCCGCGCTGCCGGCGCGAAGGGGGCGGTCAAGAAGGTAGCGAAAAAGGTGAAGGGAAAGACTATGGCGGCAGAAAACTCAGGCGACGAAGTGGAGACGGCCAAGGCGGTTGCATCCGCGGCTGGTAAGAAGAAGGCGAAGAAGAAGGCAGCAGCGAAGAAGAAGCCCGCGGCGAAGAAGACCGCGACGAAGAAGAAGACTGCGAGCAAGAAGAAGACGGCCGCGAAGAAGAAGGCTGTCGGTAAGAAGAAGGCGGCGTCTAAGAAGAAGGCGGCGTCTAAGAAGAAGACGGCGTCTAAGAAGAAGACGGCGTCTAAGAAGAAGACGGCCTCCAAGAAGAAGGCGGCTTCCAAGAAGAAGACGGCTTCGAAGAAGAAGGCGGCTTCGAAGAAGAAGGCGGCTTCCAAGAAGAAGGCGGCTTCCAAGAAGAAGGCGGCTTCCAAGAAGAAGGCGGCGTCTAAGAAGAAGGCGGCGTCTAAGAAGAAGGCGGCTTCTAAGAAGAAAACGGCCTCCAAGAAGAAGGCAGCTAGCAAGAAGAAAGCAGCTTCCAAAAAGAAGCCCGCGGCCAAGAAGAAGACGGCCGCACGTAAGAAGGTCAGCCGTCGTAAGAAGCGCTAGCTAGCGCGCTGATCGGAAGGTCGGCGGCCGGCGTTGCAGCCTGCCGCCGCTGTGGACAGGGCTGGCGATCCGCTAGGTAGTCGCGAACTCAGCGCGCACCGCGCGCAAGCTCTCCCCCACGAACTCAGATCGCCACCCGCGCTCCAGGCGCGAACTCGAATGGCCGCGCGAGAACTGCTCGATGTCCCGACGCGACGCGATCGCCGTGGCGCACACGTTTTCGCGCTCTGCCAGGGCGCGCAATTGCGCCATGAGCTTGCGCACCAGGGGCTCGTCCACAGGCGTGTAGGTGCGCGGGGGCTCCACCTCCTCGTCGGCGAAGGGGGTGCAGAGCAGCTCATACAGTTCATCGCCATGGCGTCGCACCACGGCTGCCGGCAAGTCGCGGTGTCGCTGTAGCGAGCGCAAGCTATCCGGGCGACGTTGAGCGAGGCCCAACAACACATCGTCCTTCAGCACCCACTGCCGGGGCTTATCGCGCTCGAGGGCACGGCTCTCGCGCCAGTCGGCGAGGCGCTTGAGCAAGGCGAGAGGTTCGGGGCGTAAGCGCCGTGCCCCTTTCACTCGGCGCCACGCCTCAGAGGTATCTACCTCGTAGAGCTCGGGGTCGATCAGTGCCGCGCTGTCCTCCACCACCCAGTGCTCACGGTCTCGCTCGCGCAGTTCGTCCCGCAGCTGCGCCCAGACGGGCAGCAGGTAGCGCACATCGTCAGCGGCGTAGTCGAGTTGAGCGGGATCGAGGGGGCGTTGCGTCCAGTCGGTTCGCGTGTGGGCCTTGGGCAGGGTGATCTCTTGCCGTTCCTGCACGAGGTGGGCGTAGCTCACCTGCTCGCCGATCCCGAGGAGGCCTGCAGCGATCTGCGTGTCGATGTAAGGAGAGGGCATCAGAGGTTGCCCCAACGCGCGTCGACTCTCCGTGTAGGCGAGTTCGAGGTCCTGCCGCCCTGCGTGCATCACCTTGATGGCGGGTGAGTCAGCGAGGAAGCGCCAGAACGGCCCCAGATCGAGCTCGGCCAACGCATCGATACACGCGACGCGAGTATCGAAGGCAAGTTGGATCAGGCAAAGTCGCGGGTGGTAGGTGCGAACGCGCTCGAACTCGGTGTCTAAGGCAATCTCCTTAGCCACTGCTGCTTCTTTGAGCAGTTCGTCGAGGTCTGGCTGCGTTGTAATGAAGTCGAAGTTCACAGGCACCTGCGCGTGCCCCTTAGGCGTGGGTCGGCCATGCGCCAACCTCAAGAATTGTCATCATGCAGTGAGATTACCATGACCACCGCTGGCGTCGACCGACTCCATTTTCTGGGCATCTGTGGCACGTTCATGGGCGGGCTCGCGCTCCTAGCACGGCAGCTTGGTTATCGCGTAAGTGGCTGCGATCAAAACGTTTATCCGCCTATGAGCACGTTGCTGGCGTCACAGGGAATTGACATCCAGGAAGGCTACGCCGCAGCTCACCTGAAACCGGCGCCCGATCTCGTGGTGGTCGGCAACGCCATGGTGCGCGGGATGGACGCCATCGAGTACATGCTCGATGAGCGTCTGCCGTACGTCTCCGGGCCCCAATGGCTGGGCGAGCACGTGCTTCGCCACCGCCACGTGCTGGCGGTGGCCGGTACCCATGGCAAGACGACCACCACCAGTATGTTGGCGTGGATCCTCGAGCAGGCCGGCCTCGCCCCAGGCTTTCTGGTGGGGGGCGTTCCCGCCAACTTCGGTGTGTCCGCCCGCTTGGGCGGCAATGGAGATCATCCGTCGCCCTACTTCGTGATCGAGGCGGACGAGTACGACACGGCGTTCTTTGATAAGCGCTCGAAGTTCGTGCACTACCACCCGTGCACACTCATCCTGAACAACCTCGAGTATGACCACGCCGATATCTTCCCCGACCTCGGCGCGATCGAAACGCAGTTTCACCACGTCGTGCGCATCGTGCCTCGCGAGGGGCAGGTGATCGCCAATGCGGGCAGTGCCGCCCTCGGACGGGTACTCGAGCGCGGTTGCTGGTCATCGCAAGCCAGCACCGGGTGGTCGGGCGATGGCGCATCCCCCGCATCGCTGGCGAGCGCTGGCACCGATTGGAGACTCGACGTGGGCGAGGCCGAAGTGGGGCACACGCAAGTGCTACGCGATGGTGAGGCACTCGGCACCTTGCCGCCTAACGTCAAGGGTAGGCACAACGCGGAGAATGCCTTGGCGGCGATCGCCGCGGCCGTTCACGTGGGCGTCGAGGCGAGCCAAGCGTTGGAGGCGCTGGCGAGTTTCAAGGGCGTTGCGCGTCGCTTGGAGCGAGTGGACGTGCCCGGCGAGTTCACCGTCTACGACGACTTTGCCCACCACCCCACCGCGGTGGAGCGCACCCTCGACGCCTTGCGCCAGGAGGTGGCCGGGCGAGGCGGGCGATTGATCGCGGTACTCGAGCCGCGTTCGAACACCATGCGCATGGGCGCCCACGGAGCGCACCTGGCAGCCGCGCTGGCACAGGCAGATCAGGCCTGGCTCTACGCGCCCGCCAGCCTGGGTTGGGACGCGAACGCCATCCTGGGCCCGACGCTACCGCAGTTGCGCGTGCATACTGACGTACAGGGTCTCGCTCAGGCCCTGGCCCAGGAGCTGAATGAAGGAGACACGGTGGTCTTGATGAGTAACGGCGCCTTCGGTGGCCTTCGCGAGCGGTTACGGGGTGCGCTGGCACAGCGCTTCGAACGCCAATGAGCGCCGTGGACGATCAGCGCACGATCACCCTGGCCTTCACCGGCGCCTCCGGTGCCCAGTACGGTTTGCGCCTGCTGCAGGTCCTGCTGGCCCGAGAGATCCGCGTGTTCCTGCTCCTGTCCAAGCCGGCGCAAGTGGTGATCGGTATGGAAACGTCGTTGAAGTTGCCCGGACGCTCAGGGGAGATCGAGCGCTACTTCACCGAGCGTTTCGAGGCCGCGCCCGAGCAGTTACGCGTGTTCGGGCGCGAGGAGTGGACCTCACCGGTGGCCAGCGGCTCCGGCGCTCCGCGCGACATGGTCATCTGTCCTTGCAGCATGGCCACGGTCGGCGCGATCGCCGCGGGGGCCGGACGCGAGCTGATCGAGCGTGCGGCCGATGTGGTGATCAAGGAGCGCGGGCACCTGATCGTGGTGCCGCGCGAAACCCCCTTCTCGGTGATCCACCTGGAGAACCTACTGCGCCTCGCACAGTTGGGGGTGACGATCCTGCCCCCGAGCCCTGGCTTCTATCACGAGCCGACCACGATGGACGACCTCATCGACTTCGTCGTCGCCCGCATCCTCGATCAACTCGATGTGCCCCAGGGGCTCATGCCACGCTGGGGCTGGTCATCGCCAGCCAACGGCGGCGACGCTAACCCCTAGGAAGCGTCGCCGCGTGCGAGGCCTCAGGCGGCGATGCGCTCCAGCACGCGATCGGCAGCGGCGATCGTCTGGTCGATGATCTCGTCCGTGTGTGCGATGGAGATGAAGCCCGCCTCGTAGGCTGACGGGGCAAGGTAGATCCCCTCTTCGAGCATCCCACCGAAGAACTGGTTGAAGCGCTCCAGGTTACAGCCCTGTACGTGCTCGAAGCTGGTGACGGGATCTTGTTCGGTGAAGAAGAAGCCGAACATTCCACCCACCACGTGCCGACTCATGGGAATGCCGTGGCGCTTCGCCGCGTCGACCATCCCGGCCGTGAGCCGATCTGCACGCTGCCCCAGGGTGTCGTGGAAACCGGGTGCCTG
Above is a window of Pseudomonadota bacterium DNA encoding:
- the rnd gene encoding ribonuclease D; amino-acid sequence: MPVNFDFITTQPDLDELLKEAAVAKEIALDTEFERVRTYHPRLCLIQLAFDTRVACIDALAELDLGPFWRFLADSPAIKVMHAGRQDLELAYTESRRALGQPLMPSPYIDTQIAAGLLGIGEQVSYAHLVQERQEITLPKAHTRTDWTQRPLDPAQLDYAADDVRYLLPVWAQLRDELRERDREHWVVEDSAALIDPELYEVDTSEAWRRVKGARRLRPEPLALLKRLADWRESRALERDKPRQWVLKDDVLLGLAQRRPDSLRSLQRHRDLPAAVVRRHGDELYELLCTPFADEEVEPPRTYTPVDEPLVRKLMAQLRALAERENVCATAIASRRDIEQFSRGHSSSRLERGWRSEFVGESLRAVRAEFATT
- the mpl gene encoding UDP-N-acetylmuramate:L-alanyl-gamma-D-glutamyl-meso-diaminopimelate ligase, whose translation is MTTAGVDRLHFLGICGTFMGGLALLARQLGYRVSGCDQNVYPPMSTLLASQGIDIQEGYAAAHLKPAPDLVVVGNAMVRGMDAIEYMLDERLPYVSGPQWLGEHVLRHRHVLAVAGTHGKTTTTSMLAWILEQAGLAPGFLVGGVPANFGVSARLGGNGDHPSPYFVIEADEYDTAFFDKRSKFVHYHPCTLILNNLEYDHADIFPDLGAIETQFHHVVRIVPREGQVIANAGSAALGRVLERGCWSSQASTGWSGDGASPASLASAGTDWRLDVGEAEVGHTQVLRDGEALGTLPPNVKGRHNAENALAAIAAAVHVGVEASQALEALASFKGVARRLERVDVPGEFTVYDDFAHHPTAVERTLDALRQEVAGRGGRLIAVLEPRSNTMRMGAHGAHLAAALAQADQAWLYAPASLGWDANAILGPTLPQLRVHTDVQGLAQALAQELNEGDTVVLMSNGAFGGLRERLRGALAQRFERQ
- a CDS encoding flavin prenyltransferase UbiX yields the protein MSAVDDQRTITLAFTGASGAQYGLRLLQVLLAREIRVFLLLSKPAQVVIGMETSLKLPGRSGEIERYFTERFEAAPEQLRVFGREEWTSPVASGSGAPRDMVICPCSMATVGAIAAGAGRELIERAADVVIKERGHLIVVPRETPFSVIHLENLLRLAQLGVTILPPSPGFYHEPTTMDDLIDFVVARILDQLDVPQGLMPRWGWSSPANGGDANP